The window AATGTTTGGTAGTTCCATTTTTTTTGCGTACTCTGATAGTATGTTTAAATGGCAATTGCTTTGAAATTCTAATGACAAGAAGTTGCTTTAAAGTTCTGAAGGCTCATTTATCCTCCTTTTACATAGAAAAATAGACGTGCAGATTACAACAGCCGCCCCCGCCCTCCTGGCCTGACTGATGGCTTATTTTACTGTAACAGGAAAACCAGTGAGTCACTCTAATCTGCAGCAAACAAGAGCTCTTTCACAAGAAAACTGGACATTCTACAAAATTTTATTGGTTTATTAACAactgtacatttattttcagtgcCAACAGCGTTTGCTACATACTTTGGTGTGATTCAGAGTGACTGGCACGCCTCACCCCTTTATTTTCTGGTGGGACATGCCGACGGGATCAGCAGCACAGTGTACAAACCCAAATCATTCAACATTAGAGCTGTGTAATTTCAGATTTAatgttttctctccatcctcaggGACAATTATGTCTCTCTGCTTCTCCTGTTCATGACTGACCAAACATTCCAGGAATATTGATAAGATAGAAAAAGGGTTCCATTCCCTTGGATTAGGCCGGCTGTACTCAGGAAATTGTTTTCCGTATTACGTCAAGTTTGCCAAAAGCACATTGTTCGTGCCTGTCTGCTGCCAACTGAGGTACAAGGGTTGGGTTAAACATTTCCTCATAAGCTAACAAGGCAAAACAAACAGGACAGACGAGGAtgtacaggttttttttataaaagtcTATTTATATACGAAGTAAATTTACATCCATCTCTCTTAATTGTAGAGTCTGACTCGGTCCCAGAGTGGTCCAAACCAGCCGCCGTTCTCCTGGTCAGGTAAGAGCACTGTGACAAAAGGCCACTTAAGTCTTCGGGATGTCCTGATTACACCATTTCTGCTCTTCCGTTGGACctttgaggggggaaaaaagcctggAGAATGTGCTTCAAGTGAAAACCTTTCTAAACTATGTTCCTCCACTCAAAGTTCagtggaccaaaaaaacaaatcacaagTACACCCAGGACATGAAaatatattgatttttttcatatatatataaaatgtctTATTTAAGCCAATATGTACACTTTTCACAAGACACCTGGGTAGTGAGGGTCTCAGAAACGAAGCACCGCTTCAACTGTTGCACCCAAATAGTTTAGGAAAGGATTAGGAACGCACACAAAAATGTAACCCAAAAATAGACCTGCCGCagcaaaaaggatgaaaaaaacaTTCCAGCACAAACATCCTCAGACGAGTATCCACGTCAGTAACGTAGTCCACCAGTGAACAGCCTCACAGTTAATCTCCTCAGGTAAGAAGTGCTCTTCTCCTCTCTAGTAGATGACCTCATAGACGGTGGCCTTCTTGTCGCCAGATCCCGTCACGATGTATTTGTCATCGGCCGAGATGTCGCAGCTCAGGACCGAGGACGACTCCTTTGACTGCAGGGGGTAAAAACAACATGAATCACTACATTTATCACCATTAGTTTGGAATAAAAGCTTCAACTGAAGGTCTGTTTGTATCGTTCCGTACCTGGAATATGCTGGCCCCATATGGAGTCCTCCATGCATTCAGCAGGTTGTCTTTGCCCGTGCTCACAAACCATTTACCTGCCAACACAGTGGATGCAGGTAAACCAGactgtttttaattattgttacaTAACCTCCTGATGACACATTCTCTTTAATTTAAAGTGTTATCAGCGGCTGAAAATCAGCTGTATATAATGGCAGCTAATTCCCGATCAATAGCCTACAAACCTTGAGAAAAGGGGCCATTAATGACCATAAAATTGCCATAATGAAGGATACTCAAAGCCATTTCCACCCTTACAATTATTTAAATCAGCCTGATTAATTACCCAACTGACTAGCTGGCTAATGATTTCATTAGTGAGGCTGAAGGCTGAGCATCATTTAAATGAACCAGTTGTGTGGTGGCAGccgctgaagctgctggaggggaTCCTGCATGGGGAAATTAATTCTGACAGATCTGGctgaagagacaaaaacaaatccTTCCCTATCGGAGTAAAAGTTAAAGCCAGCTGATCGACACAGTACTGCGAAAAACCGAACGTTTGAGATGCAGCCGGGGGTGTCGGCATCGCCAAGGACAGGAGACTATCGGTGAATAATGTCTGCTGTGCGTCGCAGTGGTTGAGGACTCACCACAGTAGGCAAACTTGAGTGAGAGGACGCAGCTTTCGTGTAGGTGAAGCTGATATTTGTCAGGTTTGGTGTGGTGGAGGACCTCCACGTTGCTGCTCTCCATGCCCACAGCCAGCCACTCTCCAGTGGGACAGTAGCCCAGTGAAAAGATCTGCAGTGGTCAGCACGTGTTAGCGGCATTTGAAGACTCTACGACGAGTCAAACGTGCAAAGATCCACCGTACCTGTGAGGTAAAGTCATGTTGCTGAAGCTGTCGGCCTTCCCTTAAATCCCAGGAGCGGACGGTGTTGTCCAGGCCTCCGGTCCACAGCTTGGTCCCATCATGGGATATGTCGATGCAGCTGGCTCCATCCGTGTGGCCCTGGAACTGCCTGAAGGACCCAAGTCAACAACGATCAGGAAAAGTGGACGAGGCTGCTTCATCTTTAATAAGAGAGGGGGGGAAACCCTGTTCTGACCTAACGAGGGTCTGGTTATGGAGGTCCCACACGGCGATGTTTCCgtctgagcagcaggagaagcacaCCTTGGCGTCGGGGCTAATGGCAAGCGCGTAGCAGGCAGGGGCGGAGGAAGTGAGCTCCGCCTTTATGCGTGGCGTCTGCGAGGCCAGGTCCCAAATGGTCAGCGTGCTGGCCTCACCTCCCACGATGAGGGTGCGGCCGTCGGGCAGCAGCTTGCAGGAACGGATGTAGTTGTCCCtgttctggaggaggaaaaacagtctGTAGGAGATCAGCAGCACacagttttcctgctgcttcacattCCAGTGAAGATGTGAGTGTCAGTGTTAACTGATCCAGGCTGCAgccaagcagacagacagatgtgcacGATTAAAACGGCTCTGATGGCTTCATGAGACCTGACTGCACTCTGGATGCACCTTAAGGGTGTCGGAGGCCATCCGGgttgatgaagcagcagccTCAAAAAGAGAAATGGGAGACAGTTGGGGGAAGTAATGAGCTGAATAATGGCAGACAGGGTTGGCCAATCAGAACATCATCACTCAACACCCCCCCGGCCCAAGTGGGACACTTGGGTCAATTATTCACGTCTGTCTGTGAGGGGCTCGGGGATGTGGAGTTAAGCTACATTTGATGTTTAGGAAAATCATACTGAAGGTTTGCACAAGCCTCTCTGTTGCTCTGATCACACAGCTGGACCAAACATCTGCAAACATACCAGGCAGTCCAGCTGGGACACCGGACTCTTGCTTCCTGGTTGGCTGATGTCCCAGATCTTCACGCAACCCTTGCCACCAGTGTAGACGTGACGCGTTGGGTTGCTGATGGTGACAGCGCACACCACTTCCCCGTGGCTCAGCGTATTTATCTGGCGAGCGTGGCGCGGGATGCCCGGGCCTATCAGTGCATCCGGAGGGAAGGGCACCGGCTGCATCTGTCCATCGGCGCTCACGTGAAAAGAATAGGCTCTGCAAAGGACACGAGGACGTAGACGCCATCAGGCTAAATCCAGTGGTTTCAGGTAAGATATGGATTAGTCCAAGACTCACGGTTTTCCTCCAGGAATGGACGTGAGGCTGGCTGGCAGACCCGGAGCTCTCATGTGAGGATGGGGGTCAAACCccgcctgcagcagcaacaacacagatTCAAGAAACATCCTTGTAAAGATAAATTACACTATGTTAATATTCAAATTGAAAAATATGCCTCATTTATCAGCTAAAGCCCCGGGGAACTCTTGTACGATCACTCCCCGGCAAATCCCTGGAAAGGTACGAATCCAGCGAACACAGAGAAGCTTTACACAAGGCTAAAACATCCCacttgctaatgctaatgaaagCCTGGGAGATTTTCAAACACGGGACACATTTTGGGGGGCGAGCgtattttaaaatcctttagAATGCAAACTAAGTCAGATCAAAGTACAGCAGCCGCGGTGCCTTTGTACTTTTCATTATGTACACAAGTTGCAGCCAGCTGAGCAGAGATGCTGATAATGAGTTCTAGAAATACGGCACAAATTTAAAGACTCGACAGCCTCGGAGATAACTTACAATTGGGGATCGTCCATATGCAGCAGCGGCTGCGGCGCTCATCTGTGGCGAGATGAGGCCGGGATAAACGCCCGGGCTGGTCAGTGAGCCGTTCATCTCATGATGACCCATCATAGCAAACGGGCTAGCGTAGGAGCCAGCGATGGACAGAGGAGTACGCAGAGCAGGAGCCGCTGCAGGAGAGACTTTGAGTTTACCAATCAAACGTTTCCCTTCACTCTGAAGTCATAGGGTTCATACTGTAACAGTGAGGTGTACTTACTCAGTGCCTCCATACCAGGAGGTTTGCCCATCGTAAGAGGCCGCAGACCAGGAGTGGTGCTGGTTCCCGGGGTTGGAGCCTCATTCCTTGGTGTAGGCGTGTTGGACTTTAGGCTCGGTGTGGACGACTTGTCATTCTAAAATAGAGATGtgctttcacttgttttgtaTGACGTCAGTGACAGAATACACATAACCGCAGCACAAATCATTGTTTGTGCTCggcttaaaaataaatgaataaatccggTGACTCAGAGTCCAACTAGCAGGAAAATCCAGACTGATAATCCAAGTGAACGACTCAAGGTTATCCATTCTAACACCGACACTTCATTACagccagcctgtgtgtgtgtgtgtgtgtgcgcgcgcgtgtgtgtgtggtggggatAGAGGAATAAACCTTCACTGAGGAGTCAAGCCTGTTAAAAGTGGCTCGACAAGCAAGATGGTCACTCAAACACTTCTCTCATAATGAATCCATCTCTCCTTCAGTTCAGGGACTGGGGGTTTAGTCTGGTGACACACACTAATGAGGGCCAGAGAAGCTGGGTGTCATGGGAGGTGGGGTGTAGTGGAGTGGGCTATAAATCTGTCCTAATCCTCAGTGAAATGGTTTATGTAAAACAGATGCATGAGGATAGTTTTAGCCTGGTTAGAGCTGCAGAACTGAGAGAAAactgaggatggatggagggaaacAGACCGCAGCTTCCTTGCTGCTCTGGGTTGTTTACGCCCCTGACCTGAGAAGAAATTGCCTTTTATTGGTTCAGGCATAAAGAAGATTGAGAGGAGTGAACCTAAAGGTTTGATTTCCTGTGAGTGCACTTCCCCCTCTGCCCCTACAAGCCCTTTACAGTAGCTAACTGCTAAGTCGGCTGAATGTTAGACCTTCACACCGATGCCTGGTGTGACAAATGCTCTCCAGTCTGTCAGCTCCCTCTAACCTCCTTATTTTATCTTCAGCTtagtctctctgtgtgtctgtcacaCTCACGTGGGCGTGGTCCTTCGCCTTGGAGGACGGCGTGCTGCCCGAGGAAGCCACGGAGGCGGGGCTGTTGGGAGCCACATCTTTCTTCAGGACCCGTGATTTATCCAGTCCGTTTTCTGGAGGGGAGTGAGCGGGGCTGACTCGAGGGGTCGCTGGATCCTACAGGGTTAAACCAGACAGATGGAGTCAGAGAGCGTTGCTGAGCAAACAGACTGGAGGAAAGCCACTGGCATGTTCATGTAGGTCAAACAAAACAGGGGCCTCAAGTGCAAACACAGATAAATATACCCCTGCGTGCTGGtactctccttcacacacacacgtacagacacacacttttcatTCACCTGTCACTCCCcttattctttgttttctttgtcttgcTTTACGCATGAAGGGTGAAAGAATTACAGCAAGAGAGCACACTCACAACACAACCAACATCACAGACGACCTGCTGGCAAAGCCATGAAAGGAGCCCAGGCGTCAACACACAATTAACAAAAGAGGGCCGTGTTTAGGTTTGCCGCAGGGTTCACGTTAGGGAATGTGGTTGAGCAGCTCGCGCGGGTGCAGTCGTACCTCGTTGGAAACATCCACCACCAGGTCGTCGCTTTTGTCTCCGTCACTGTCCTGAAACGAAGAAGCGCAGGGGTCGGCttatgggggggtggggttggaaACAAACTGGAGTCACTGGCAAATAAAAAGCACTCACATATCTGCTCATGCTGTCTTTGTCGTCCACTTTGCGTTTCTTGGGGTCGTGGTTGTAATCTGACGAGCCGCGGTGCTTCTCGCTGGCTGCCCGCAGGCTGTCGGACGGCGACACCGAGTTATTCTGCCAAACAAATGCAAGAAACCTCATTAGTCTCCAGTTACCTGCAATCTTTCTCAAATAGCTGTGCACGTTACTGAGCTGCACTGTAAAACTCCAGCTTCAGCAAGAATCAATCGAGCACAGCTTGTAATTTAAATGTCATCCAGCACCATCTAAATTCAAGATGGCGTGATATGGCGAAACTAATCATGTGACTGCGGGCTTTGTGTTTATGCCAGACATCAGTGAAGAGTCCCAGCCTGTCAGTTTTTGTCTCAGTGTTTTGGGACACAGGTCTGGCGGTTGCTATGGTGGGTAGTGGGAGAGCCAGCGTGTAGAGGGAAAAGTCTGGAAAGGTGTAAAAGCCATAACTAGCTTTCAGCAGAATTCACATCTAAAACCTCACCTGGAAACAATCTCAAAGCTAACGGAGCGCTTCTCTCGGGAATGCTGGTACACACAATGAAAACTAGAGTGACCAGAACGATGAAAAACATCTCTATTTGGGGACTTAGCGGTttacacacacaattaaacacaCCTAAGTTCACAAACAACTAGGATAATAAAAGTAAAGAAGCCTCAGAGGAAACCTGGACATGAAGACAGGGTGTGTTGCcagcagagaaaagagctgTGGAAGAGACAGAGTGAGAAAATGAGGGGAAAGGGGAGGAAAGATGACAAGAGAGCAAACTGGGAAAGGAACTTGGCAAGCAATGAGAGTGTAGCAGTGTGGCAATGAGTTCTCCCCACCAGTGGGAATGCCCGGGCAGGCTGGCACACTCTCAGAATCTGCAAACGGGGTTTTTGTAGTCGGAGCAGCGCTGGTGTTGTGAGGTAGCGCTGCCAAACAGGCTGACAGGCAATGAGGGAGGAGTGGGTGAGGCGAGCAAACCCTGAAGCCAGCCCACACTGACAGGCAGCTCAGCAAATCCCTGCCTTCATCACAAACAAAGATACTGTGaaccagagggagggaggaagccTGACTTTCTGGCTGCAactgaaaggaagagagagaacagCAACAAAGAGCCTCGTCGAGCCGCTAACTGCGTCTGACAGACGAATCTACTGTCCTGTCTGCATCTGAACCTGCAACCTTCTGAGGTCTGTTTTAGACTCGGTAACAGTGCACTGGCCACAGCCTCACATATCAAATGACCCGAGACAAAAGGACAGACGGCATGTTTGAGAGACGCGGGAGCATCGGGGGAGATCGAGTGAGATGGTTTTTGGTCGCAGCTTGCCACCGTATGAGACGGGGGAAGAGTTCAGACATGAGTGGGCTCATTCATGAGGGAACTCAATCTGACCGAGCAGATCCGACAGAGCGTTGCGACCCAGCTACCAGAGAGCTTCAACGTGAGAAGTAAAGGGAGATGGAAAGAGggtggaacagcagcaggaataACAAAGCAGTCAAAGGAAGATGGTGCATGCAAATGCAACGATTCAGGAATGACAGTCGTCATTAATCAACAGGAAATCTTCTCAACCCGcacaggaagaaaagaacaagtCAAAGTCAATTTTAATTGGCCTGAAATCAAAGATGGTAGCTGAATACTAATCCCTGCTTAGTGACTGGAGTCATTTTTCTCCTGGATTAGACGGCACTGACTGATTTGTCCAGACCGTGTTATTCGAGTTCAGTCAGGACAAAAATGTGTGTTCTCACAcagagcgtgagtgtgtgtggaacaCAGGGCTCCTGTCTGGGGGGGAAACTTTATCACAGTCAGACAGAGGTCAGGGAGCGTCAACGTACCGTACTGGACTCGCGTTCTTTCAGAGGAAGGGTCAGCGGCGAGTGGAAGGATGAGGGGCCAGCaagaacagaaataaagctcAAATTAGTACAAGTGTCAACACACCCATCAGATAACAGTAATGACATCACTCACTTAATAATGATCAAGCAGTCCGGCATAATTAATTAGCCTAACTCTGCAAGACGGAATCTTTTAGCCCCGATTTATTATCTATAACGGAAAGGCTCATTGATTAATTAAGCCTTTAATGAGGACAGTTTTGGCTTTTAGGTTGTGGAagctcagctgctgttgctcctctgGTTCAGCACATTAGGCCATCAGGTCTGGAACCTTTAACCTCCCGATGCAGCGcatttagattttatttgtgtttccaaCCACATTGGTTAACATAATTATCTCAGTTGCTTTGTAATCAATTATACCTAAATTATCTTTCTCTGCACCAGAAAcgtgaggtcaaaggtctctCTTAGAGAATATAAAAtactgctttctttttttttttgctttctgtgACAAAAGCATCTGGCTGATTAAGCCAGTTTGTGGCAGGTGCAAAACACACTtcagggggtgtgtgtgtgtgtgtgtgtgtgtgtgtgtgtgtgtgtgtgtgtgtgtgtgtgtggtgtgtgtgtgtgtgttgggctctgctcctcacctcggTGTTCCAGGTCATGGTGGTTCTTCTCATCTTTTACAGGCAGGTGGGCCTGGCTGCCGAGCGCGCCCAGTGCCAGCAGTCCGGAGCCAGCGCCCGTCACAGGAGGGAGGCCCGGTGGTTGCAGGCCTGAGGGGTGTGGGGGCAGCTGGACTGGGGGGCCGTGGGCAGCATGAGAGAGGTGctgagcctgaagctgctgctgctgtaaacagaCGCAGAGAGACGAGACAGAGGACAAGTGGGTCGGCTGGGAAGTGAATCCATGAATGACCGCACTTTACTCATGCGTTAGAAATGGCTTTGACAACATTCAGTTCAAGGCCAAACCATTTATGCATAATAGCAGGCTGACAGCGACCGCCAACATGCCGATCCAGTTCACCCACTGAGGGGAAAGACAGATTCTTTTCATGGCTCCATCTGTGGTTCAGTGTCAGACTGCTGGAcgttcatttttaaaacattcgATCACTTTACCTCCATTTTGCCAATTTAAAAAGGACAAATCTTCAACTTCACCCTTTTTATGTTCCAACAGCCATGTTAAAGACAGGTTATTCCTTACCCAAGGCCAAACTGACTTAATTAAAACTTGCAAACACAGTAATAAAAGGACAGGAGAGGTTTTGCAAACcacacacctgctgctctttcactGAAATTCTCACCATTTTCTCACCTCTAAAGTTATTTGCAGCTTCGCTCACCCTCTCACACggtgctccagcagcagttggTACACTCACAAATCAATAAGTCTTCACTCAAACCTTCAAAACCTTTCTGGAAAACCAAGCAATCATGCCCACTCCTTGAGCTAAATGCTGTTAACTTCACGCGTGTAGGCGcacaggcacgcacgcacgcacacacacacacacacacacacacacgcctcccaAGAGGCCACAGACATCTGTTACAGAGGTAGATAGACAGGAGTTAAACAGCCACTCAGACAAGAGGGAAGCAAGTGCTTTAAAACAAGGTTAAATAACACTCAGCACATCAATCAGCCGACTCCAGACGGATAAAAACATGACTGCTGTTCTGCAGGAGAGACACAACTGAACGAACCTCCAAACATTCAAGACAGCTGAAGCTTAAAGGTTCCAGTCGGTTCATTATGCAGAGCTGGACCCAAGATCACAACCAACAGAAGCTTTTGAGGGGCAGCAGTGCTAATCGCTATGATACTGATGTGCTGAGCAGCCTGTTTGTTATAGAGGGAAAACGGGCAAAAGGAGATAAAGGAGCAGCCAGAACAAGGAGGAAAAGACGGAAAAAATAACAAGAGGATAAAAAAAGGGGGATTGAGGCAGGAACGTCCCTATTGAGTGTGCCTAATGAGGAAGAGCGTGCAGGGATCATTATCAAGAAGTCTCATTAACGAGCTATggttggagagagagagtgggggggggattcgCAGAAAATAAATTGCCTCCAATTCAATATTCATGGATAAAGAGTTGGCTTCCTTTCACACTTATCTTTTTTCATTATGTGTAAATGCCGGCGCAGCTCAGACAACTTCCACAGGAAACAGGCAATTAAAGTCAACTAGGCGAGGCTGCAGAAGCTACTGTCAGGTGGAACAAGACTCAACAGCACCAGCATGAACCAGCTGCCAGGCTGGCTCCAGAAACCTGGCAATGACCACCACGTCACCTACTGAtcctcctcttcactcctcctcctcctcctcacaacaAGGTAGACATTAGATCCACTCTCACAAGCCCTGACTGATCTGAATAATAAAGATAGAGCTGAGCGAACATTCACACACTGAATCATGCTTTTAGTCCTCATGAGGACATGTTAGAGAGGCAGTAACGTCCCTCAACACTGACCATGAAGGCTGGGAACACACTGTGAggtggcggctgctgctgctgctgcagaaacgacaaaagaagaaacaacaaCCCAAAAATTATTTTTGGATTATGTCTAAATTAGCAGTTTTTCCAGTGCAGCTTGTTCTTTTCTGTCAGTGAACAGATCCCTGAAACTGATCCTCGTGCAAAGAACCTAGAAGTATAATGATTTCTCACATACAAAGAAACATATGCAGAGAGGGAATCGGTGTGTAAAAAGACCTAACTCAAATCAACAAAACAGTCAGTGCAGATCGAGTCTTACTGCTGGTGCTGTCTTGTTTTGGCCTCCAGTCACGCCTCTGCAATGCTTTCATAGATAGTGGGACACCACCAACATGAAATGAGGTGTGTAAAAGGTGTCGGTGTGTGTCCTAACTCATATTTTTAATGGAACTGCTAGAGCATGAAGCTCTTTGGAAGTCACTTAATGATGCGacgtgcagcagctccacctccctCACACTGTGGGGACAGAGAGATTGATCACCTACTGAGGCTTGGCCCCAATAATTAAAGGCTggt is drawn from Takifugu flavidus isolate HTHZ2018 chromosome 2, ASM371156v2, whole genome shotgun sequence and contains these coding sequences:
- the LOC130515605 gene encoding transducin-like enhancer protein 3-B isoform X23, with amino-acid sequence MYPQGRHPAPHQPGQPGFKFTVAESCDRIKDEFQFLQAQYHSLKVEYDKLANEKTEMQRHYVMYYEMSYGLNIEMHKQTEIAKRLNAILAQIMPFLSQEHQQQVAQAVERAKQVTMTELNAIIGVRGLPNLPLTQQQLQAQHLSHAAHGPPVQLPPHPSGLQPPGLPPVTGAGSGLLALGALGSQAHLPVKDEKNHHDLEHRGPSSFHSPLTLPLKERESSTNNSVSPSDSLRAASEKHRGSSDYNHDPKKRKVDDKDSMSRYDSDGDKSDDLVVDVSNEDPATPRVSPAHSPPENGLDKSRVLKKDVAPNSPASVASSGSTPSSKAKDHAHNDKSSTPSLKSNTPTPRNEAPTPGTSTTPGLRPLTMGKPPGMEALTAPALRTPLSIAGSYASPFAMMGHHEMNGSLTSPGVYPGLISPQMSAAAAAAYGRSPIAGFDPHPHMRAPGLPASLTSIPGGKPAYSFHVSADGQMQPVPFPPDALIGPGIPRHARQINTLSHGEVVCAVTISNPTRHVYTGGKGCVKIWDISQPGSKSPVSQLDCLNRDNYIRSCKLLPDGRTLIVGGEASTLTIWDLASQTPRIKAELTSSAPACYALAISPDAKVCFSCCSDGNIAVWDLHNQTLVRQFQGHTDGASCIDISHDGTKLWTGGLDNTVRSWDLREGRQLQQHDFTSQIFSLGYCPTGEWLAVGMESSNVEVLHHTKPDKYQLHLHESCVLSLKFAYCGKWFVSTGKDNLLNAWRTPYGASIFQSKESSSVLSCDISADDKYIVTGSGDKKATVYEVIY
- the LOC130515605 gene encoding transducin-like enhancer protein 3-B isoform X17, giving the protein MYPQGRHPAPHQPGQPGFKFTVAESCDRIKDEFQFLQAQYHSLKVEYDKLANEKTEMQRHYVMYYEMSYGLNIEMHKQTEIAKRLNAILAQIMPFLSQEHQQQVAQAVERAKQVTMTELNAIIGVRGLPNLPLTQQQLQAQHLSHAAHGPPVQLPPHPSGLQPPGLPPVTGAGSGLLALGALGSQAHLPVKDEKNHHDLEHRERESSTNNSVSPSDSLRAASEKHRGSSDYNHDPKKRKVDDKDSMSRYDSDGDKSDDLVVDVSNEDPATPRVSPAHSPPENGLDKSRVLKKDVAPNSPASVASSGSTPSSKAKDHAHNDKSSTPSLKSNTPTPRNEAPTPGTSTTPGLRPLTMGKPPGMEALISPAAAPALRTPLSIAGSYASPFAMMGHHEMNGSLTSPGVYPGLISPQMSAAAAAAYGRSPIAGFDPHPHMRAPGLPASLTSIPGGKPAYSFHVSADGQMQPVPFPPDALIGPGIPRHARQINTLSHGEVVCAVTISNPTRHVYTGGKGCVKIWDISQPGSKSPVSQLDCLNRDNYIRSCKLLPDGRTLIVGGEASTLTIWDLASQTPRIKAELTSSAPACYALAISPDAKVCFSCCSDGNIAVWDLHNQTLVRQFQGHTDGASCIDISHDGTKLWTGGLDNTVRSWDLREGRQLQQHDFTSQIFSLGYCPTGEWLAVGMESSNVEVLHHTKPDKYQLHLHESCVLSLKFAYCGKWFVSTGKDNLLNAWRTPYGASIFQSKESSSVLSCDISADDKYIVTGSGDKKATVYEVIY
- the LOC130515605 gene encoding transducin-like enhancer protein 3-B isoform X15; the encoded protein is MYPQGRHPAPHQPGQPGFKFTVAESCDRIKDEFQFLQAQYHSLKVEYDKLANEKTEMQRHYVMYYEMSYGLNIEMHKQTEIAKRLNAILAQIMPFLSQEHQQQVAQAVERAKQVTMTELNAIIGVRGLPNLPLTQQQLQAQHLSHAAHGPPVQLPPHPSGLQPPGLPPVTGAGSGLLALGALGSQAHLPVKDEKNHHDLEHRGPSSFHSPLTLPLKERESSTNNSVSPSDSLRAASEKHRGSSDYNHDPKKRKVDDKDSMSRYDSDGDKSDDLVVDVSNEDPATPRVSPAHSPPENGLDKSRVLKKDVAPNSPASVASSGSTPSSKAKDHAHNDKSSTPSLKSNTPTPRNEAPTPGTSTTPGLRPLTMGKPPGMEALISPAAAPALRTPLSIAGSYASPFAMMGHHEMNGSLTSPGVYPGLISPQMSAAAAAAYGRSPIAGFDPHPHMRAPGLPASLTSIPGGKPAYSFHVSADGQMQPVPFPPDALIGPGIPRHARQINTLSHGEVVCAVTISNPTRHVYTGGKGCVKIWDISQPGSKSPVSQLDCLNRDNYIRSCKLLPDGRTLIVGGEASTLTIWDLASQTPRIKAELTSSAPACYALAISPDAKVCFSCCSDGNIAVWDLHNQTLVRQFQGHTDGASCIDISHDGTKLWTGGLDNTVRSWDLREGRQLQQHDFTSQIFSLGYCPTGEWLAVGMESSNVEVLHHTKPDKYQLHLHESCVLSLKFAYCGKWFVSTGKDNLLNAWRTPYGASIFQSKESSSVLSCDISADDKYIVTGSGDKKATVYEVIY
- the LOC130515605 gene encoding transducin-like enhancer protein 3-B isoform X21, coding for MYPQGRHPAPHQPGQPGFKFTVAESCDRIKDEFQFLQAQYHSLKVEYDKLANEKTEMQRHYVMYYEMSYGLNIEMHKQTEIAKRLNAILAQIMPFLSQEHQQQVAQAVERAKQVTMTELNAIIGVRGLPNLPLTQQQPPPHSVFPAFMQQQLQAQHLSHAAHGPPVQLPPHPSGLQPPGLPPVTGAGSGLLALGALGSQAHLPVKDEKNHHDLEHRGPSSFHSPLTLPLKERESSTNNSVSPSDSLRAASEKHRGSSDYNHDPKKRKVDDKDSMSRYDSDGDKSDDLVVDVSNEDPATPRVSPAHSPPENGLDKSRVLKKDVAPNSPASVASSGSTPSSKAKDHAHNDKSSTPSLKSNTPTPRNEAPTPGTSTTPGLRPLTMGKPPGMEALTAPALRTPLSIAGSYASPFAMMGHHEMNGSLTSPGVYPGLISPQMSAAAAAAYGRSPIAGFDPHPHMRAPGLPASLTSIPGGKPAYSFHVSADGQMQPVPFPPDALIGPGIPRHARQINTLSHGEVVCAVTISNPTRHVYTGGKGCVKIWDISQPGSKSPVSQLDCLNRDNYIRSCKLLPDGRTLIVGGEASTLTIWDLASQTPRIKAELTSSAPACYALAISPDAKVCFSCCSDGNIAVWDLHNQTLVRQFQGHTDGASCIDISHDGTKLWTGGLDNTVRSWDLREGRQLQQHDFTSQIFSLGYCPTGEWLAVGMESSNVEVLHHTKPDKYQLHLHESCVLSLKFAYCGKWFVSTGKDNLLNAWRTPYGASIFQSKESSSVLSCDISADDKYIVTGSGDKKATVYEVIY
- the LOC130515605 gene encoding transducin-like enhancer protein 3-B isoform X22; its protein translation is MYPQGRHPAPHQPGQPGFKFTVAESCDRIKDEFQFLQAQYHSLKVEYDKLANEKTEMQRHYVMYYEMSYGLNIEMHKQTEIAKRLNAILAQIMPFLSQEHQQQVAQAVERAKQVTMTELNAIIGVRGLPNLPLTQQQQPPPHSVFPAFMQQQLQAQHLSHAAHGPPVQLPPHPSGLQPPGLPPVTGAGSGLLALGALGSQAHLPVKDEKNHHDLEHRERESSTNNSVSPSDSLRAASEKHRGSSDYNHDPKKRKVDDKDSMSRYDSDGDKSDDLVVDVSNEDPATPRVSPAHSPPENGLDKSRVLKKDVAPNSPASVASSGSTPSSKAKDHAHNDKSSTPSLKSNTPTPRNEAPTPGTSTTPGLRPLTMGKPPGMEALTAPALRTPLSIAGSYASPFAMMGHHEMNGSLTSPGVYPGLISPQMSAAAAAAYGRSPIAGFDPHPHMRAPGLPASLTSIPGGKPAYSFHVSADGQMQPVPFPPDALIGPGIPRHARQINTLSHGEVVCAVTISNPTRHVYTGGKGCVKIWDISQPGSKSPVSQLDCLNRDNYIRSCKLLPDGRTLIVGGEASTLTIWDLASQTPRIKAELTSSAPACYALAISPDAKVCFSCCSDGNIAVWDLHNQTLVRQFQGHTDGASCIDISHDGTKLWTGGLDNTVRSWDLREGRQLQQHDFTSQIFSLGYCPTGEWLAVGMESSNVEVLHHTKPDKYQLHLHESCVLSLKFAYCGKWFVSTGKDNLLNAWRTPYGASIFQSKESSSVLSCDISADDKYIVTGSGDKKATVYEVIY